The following coding sequences lie in one Helicoverpa zea isolate HzStark_Cry1AcR chromosome 14, ilHelZeax1.1, whole genome shotgun sequence genomic window:
- the LOC124636669 gene encoding uncharacterized protein LOC124636669 yields MLEFVLSQPNVFLGDELINDREAEVQEPTLESSEMPEAMTEAIIETETSSEQAGSSRQDDVTTVDELDPDLLSALGESTSDSPEFGESIHENLSKLWVPLLKKGIPTDKKDKILKDYLVPDNCKLLQAPKLNAEISAAVPDMVRNRDKTITASQQQLGLGITAVNRAIDILLKSDDKVQAMKHLSNGCRILCDSHNQITNNRIKLITPSLDKSFLHVINESERDETLFGSSLSEKIKATKAIEKQGLQIKKPVQKPKPPATQATTRPASYQGNWAAPPRYPPANRGGRGTYKKPALTSIARRPYSAPAQPQRATNSEKSRAPAPSHR; encoded by the coding sequence ATGCTCGAATTTGTTCTTAGTCAACCTAATGTATTTTTAGGTGACGAATTGATCAACGATCGAGAGGCAGAGGTTCAAGAACCTACATTAGAATCGTCAGAGATGCCGGAAGCAATGACTGAGGCCATCATAGAAACTGAAACCAGCAGTGAACAGGCAGGTTCAAGTCGACAGGATGACGTCACTACGGTCGACGAGTTAGATCCAGATCTGTTATCCGCCCTTGGTGAATCAACATCTGACTCCCCGGAATTTGGTGAAAGTATTCACGAAAATTTATCTAAGTTATGGGTCCCCTTGTTGAAAAAAGGGATACCAACcgacaaaaaagataaaatcttaaaagattatttagtTCCTGATAATTGCAAATTATTGCAAGCACCAAAGCTTAACGCTGAGATATCTGCCGCGGTGCCAGACATGGTCCGCAACCGCGACAAAACAATCACCGCTTCGCAGCAACAGCTCGGCTTAGGCATCACCGCTGTGAATCGTGCTATCGATATTCTTTTAAAATCCGACGATAAGGTTCAAGCAATGAAACACCTCAGTAATGGGTGCCGCATATTATGTGACTCACATAACCAAATTACTAACAATCGCATAAAACTTATTACTCCCAGCTTAGACAAATCTTTTTTGCACGTGATAAACGAGTCCGAAAGAGATGAAACACTATTTGGCTCGTCACTTTCGGAAAAAATTAAAGCGACTAAGGCTATTGAAAAACAGGGTCTCCAAATTAAGAAACCGGTTCAAAAACCTAAACCACCCGCTACACAGGCTACTACGCGCCCAGCGTCTTACCAGGGAAACTGGGCAGCGCCCCCTCGGTATCCGCCGGCGAACAGGGGGGGGCGGGGAACCTACAAGAAACCTGCACTAACGTCGATCGCCCGTCGTCCCTACTCAGCACCGGCTCAACCTCAACGAGCAACCAATTCCGAGAAATCACGTGCACCGGCGCCAAGTCACCGCTAG